A single region of the Variovorax paradoxus genome encodes:
- a CDS encoding amino acid deaminase, whose amino-acid sequence MTMTDITAAADNNDFNDPLLGSNFKGYPRTQPPRRRSEVGAAGWNVLAGDLPLPLAVLKREALEHNLAWMQSRVREWGIDLAPHGKTTMSPQLFQRQLDAGAWGLTFATVTQLAVGVAAGARRTLIANQVVSDEDLAGIQLLLHAHADLRVVFLVDSLAQLALIEDWSKRHPESVPFDVMLEIGVEGARTGCRTHEEAVALATRLSASDAVKLVGIETYEGQGATGASEPDAAYATTLMDRVEAIARHCDAQQLFETNEVLVSAGGSAIFDLVAGRLKPALGSPVRGLLRSGCYVTHDHGFYKRMVSAVDERLGCDCGESLRPAMEVWATVQSRPEPGLAILAVGKRDISFDLSMPVPIARAPRGMLEAQAVPAGWKITALNDQHAYLRWDASEEAQAPVVGDRVGLGISHPCTTFDKWHWMPVVEENYRVSDAVAMHF is encoded by the coding sequence ATGACCATGACCGACATCACCGCCGCCGCCGACAACAACGATTTCAACGACCCGCTCCTGGGCAGCAACTTCAAGGGCTACCCGCGTACCCAGCCGCCGCGCCGCCGCAGCGAGGTTGGCGCCGCGGGCTGGAACGTGCTCGCCGGCGACCTGCCGCTGCCGCTGGCCGTGCTCAAGCGCGAGGCGCTCGAGCACAACCTGGCCTGGATGCAGTCGCGCGTGCGCGAGTGGGGCATCGACCTGGCGCCGCACGGCAAGACCACCATGTCGCCGCAGCTCTTTCAGCGCCAGCTCGATGCCGGCGCCTGGGGCCTGACCTTTGCCACGGTAACGCAGCTTGCCGTGGGCGTTGCGGCCGGCGCGCGCCGCACGCTCATCGCCAACCAGGTGGTCAGCGACGAAGACCTGGCCGGCATCCAGCTGCTGCTGCACGCGCACGCAGACCTGCGCGTGGTGTTCCTGGTCGATTCGCTGGCGCAGCTTGCGCTGATCGAAGACTGGTCGAAGCGTCACCCCGAGAGCGTGCCTTTCGACGTGATGCTGGAGATCGGCGTCGAAGGCGCGCGCACCGGTTGCCGCACGCATGAGGAAGCCGTGGCGCTTGCCACGCGGCTGAGCGCGAGCGACGCGGTCAAGCTCGTGGGCATCGAAACCTACGAAGGGCAGGGCGCCACCGGCGCCAGCGAACCCGACGCGGCGTACGCCACCACGCTGATGGACCGCGTGGAAGCCATTGCGCGCCATTGCGACGCGCAGCAGCTGTTCGAAACCAACGAAGTGCTGGTTTCCGCCGGCGGCTCGGCCATCTTCGACCTGGTGGCCGGCCGGTTGAAGCCCGCGCTGGGTTCGCCTGTGCGCGGCCTGCTGCGTTCTGGCTGCTATGTCACGCACGACCACGGCTTTTACAAGCGCATGGTGAGCGCGGTCGACGAGCGGCTGGGCTGCGATTGCGGCGAGAGCCTGCGCCCCGCCATGGAGGTGTGGGCCACGGTGCAGTCGCGGCCCGAACCAGGCCTGGCGATTCTTGCAGTGGGCAAGCGCGACATTTCCTTCGATCTCTCGATGCCGGTGCCGATCGCACGCGCGCCCCGCGGCATGCTCGAGGCGCAGGCCGTGCCCGCCGGATGGAAGATCACCGCGCTGAACGACCAGCATGCCTACCTGCGCTGGGACGCGTCGGAAGAGGCGCAGGCACCCGTGGTGGGAGACCGCGTCGGCCTGGGCATTTCGCACCCCTGCACCACCTTCGACAAATGGCACTGGATGCCGGTGGTCGAAGAGAACTACCGCGTGAGCGACGCCGTCGCCATGCACTTCTGA
- a CDS encoding MurR/RpiR family transcriptional regulator, with amino-acid sequence MTPSLLQKIGEIRSSAPATRRAILDLILEDPDRALEESFEQLAERSGSSVPTIMRTCRDLGFAGLREFKLALAQELALGGSPLHRRVNIEDAADEVVSKIARSAAASVSGVRGQLDMQVLEGAVAAIAAAPHVDLYGAGATSWFMANDLQARLFRLGLSANAWADYHLQQVAGAAQRPGGVVIAISHVGGMPSLLDAVDIARGQGAKVVALTRPDTALAAKADFLLGLSVPDDAVMHVGIDAYLTHLTAIEILTVLVAQRRGEPAVQRLQRAREAFQRHGIDAATHPLQSWDGGGINTGGRAS; translated from the coding sequence ATGACCCCCTCATTGCTTCAGAAGATCGGCGAGATCCGCAGCAGCGCGCCTGCCACGCGCCGCGCGATTCTCGACCTGATCCTCGAAGACCCCGACCGCGCGCTCGAGGAGAGCTTCGAGCAGCTGGCCGAGCGCTCGGGCAGCTCGGTGCCCACCATCATGCGCACTTGCCGCGACCTGGGCTTTGCCGGGCTGCGCGAGTTCAAGCTCGCACTTGCACAAGAGCTTGCGCTGGGCGGCTCGCCGCTGCACCGGCGCGTGAACATCGAGGACGCGGCCGACGAAGTCGTCAGCAAGATCGCGCGCAGCGCGGCGGCTTCGGTCTCGGGCGTGCGTGGGCAGCTCGATATGCAGGTGCTCGAGGGAGCGGTAGCTGCCATTGCGGCCGCGCCGCATGTCGACTTGTACGGCGCGGGCGCCACCTCGTGGTTCATGGCCAATGACCTGCAGGCGCGACTCTTCAGGCTCGGCCTTTCGGCCAATGCCTGGGCCGACTACCACCTGCAGCAGGTGGCGGGTGCGGCGCAGCGGCCGGGCGGCGTGGTCATCGCCATTTCGCACGTGGGCGGCATGCCTTCGCTGCTCGACGCGGTGGACATCGCGCGCGGGCAGGGCGCCAAGGTGGTTGCGCTCACGCGCCCAGACACCGCGCTGGCGGCCAAGGCCGACTTTCTGCTGGGCCTTTCGGTGCCCGACGACGCGGTGATGCACGTGGGCATCGATGCCTACCTGACGCACCTCACGGCCATCGAGATTCTCACGGTGCTGGTGGCGCAGCGGCGCGGCGAGCCCGCGGTACAGCGCCTGCAGCGTGCGCGCGAAGCCTTTCAGCGCCACGGCATTGACGCGGCCACGCACCCGCTGCAAAGCTGGGACGGCGGCGGCATCAACACCGGAGGCCGCGCATCGTGA
- a CDS encoding N-acyl-D-amino-acid deacylase family protein: MSGEAKAILLEAGLVVDGSGGPSWTGDVLLQGDRIVALGEGLRERLPEGLTLADIEIVDCRKKVIAPGFIDAHTHDDAIVLRDPLCLPKVSQGITTVVTGNCGISLAPYRTAQSKPPLTLLGAESFKHATMAEYRAAVDATQPALNVAALVGHTTLRFAAMEALDRPASGDELARMAALLDSSMAEGAHGMSSGLFYEEAFAAPAEEVTALARVVARHGGVYATHLRSEMQQIIEALHEAGDTAFSAGVPLVISHHKCAGPANWGRTKETLPLIEALAERQKISMDVYPYVAGSTVLREDLVDGVIDVLLTWSDPHPEMTGRLISDIAREWGTTEQEACLRLKPGGACYFQMQEEDVERVIAHPLTMIGSDGLPHDRHPHPRLWGAFPRVFARYWRQRRLFTLEQAVHKMTGMTARNLRIADRGLLRVGAMADVVVFDPETIADTATYDKPHGVSLGVERVFVNGVLAYRGGGAEAKVLARAGRMLSRGLRA; encoded by the coding sequence GTGAGTGGAGAAGCCAAAGCCATATTGCTCGAAGCCGGCCTCGTGGTCGACGGCTCGGGCGGGCCTTCATGGACGGGTGACGTGCTGCTGCAGGGCGACCGAATCGTTGCGCTCGGCGAAGGCCTGCGTGAGCGGCTGCCAGAAGGCCTTACGCTGGCCGACATCGAGATCGTCGACTGCCGAAAGAAGGTGATAGCCCCCGGCTTCATCGACGCGCACACGCACGACGACGCCATCGTGCTGCGCGACCCGCTCTGCCTGCCCAAGGTGTCGCAGGGCATCACCACGGTGGTGACAGGCAACTGCGGCATTTCGCTTGCGCCATACCGTACCGCGCAATCCAAGCCGCCGCTCACGCTGTTGGGCGCGGAGTCGTTCAAGCACGCCACCATGGCCGAGTACCGCGCGGCTGTCGATGCGACTCAGCCCGCCCTCAACGTCGCTGCGCTGGTGGGCCACACCACCTTGCGCTTCGCGGCAATGGAAGCGCTCGACCGCCCCGCGAGCGGCGACGAACTGGCGCGCATGGCGGCGCTGCTCGACAGCAGCATGGCGGAGGGCGCGCATGGCATGTCGTCGGGTCTGTTCTACGAAGAAGCGTTTGCCGCTCCCGCCGAGGAAGTGACGGCGCTCGCACGCGTCGTGGCAAGGCATGGCGGCGTCTACGCGACGCATCTGCGCAGCGAAATGCAGCAGATCATCGAGGCGCTGCATGAAGCGGGCGACACGGCCTTCAGCGCCGGCGTGCCGCTCGTCATTTCGCACCACAAGTGCGCCGGCCCCGCCAACTGGGGCCGCACGAAGGAAACGCTGCCGCTGATCGAGGCGCTCGCGGAGCGGCAGAAAATTTCGATGGACGTGTACCCCTACGTGGCCGGCTCCACCGTGCTGCGCGAAGACCTGGTCGACGGCGTCATCGACGTGCTGCTGACCTGGTCCGACCCGCATCCCGAGATGACCGGCCGCCTGATCTCCGACATTGCGCGTGAGTGGGGCACCACCGAACAGGAGGCGTGCCTCCGCCTGAAGCCCGGCGGTGCCTGCTACTTCCAGATGCAGGAAGAGGACGTGGAGCGTGTCATTGCGCATCCGCTCACCATGATCGGCAGCGACGGCCTGCCGCACGATCGCCATCCGCATCCCCGTCTGTGGGGCGCGTTCCCGCGCGTGTTCGCGCGCTACTGGCGCCAGCGCCGGCTGTTCACGCTGGAGCAGGCCGTGCACAAGATGACGGGCATGACCGCGCGGAACCTCCGCATCGCCGACCGCGGGTTGCTGCGCGTGGGTGCGATGGCCGACGTGGTGGTGTTCGACCCGGAGACCATTGCCGACACTGCCACCTACGACAAGCCGCACGGCGTGAGCCTGGGGGTGGAGCGGGTGTTCGTGAATGGGGTGCTCGCGTATCGCGGCGGTGGCGCCGAGGCGAAGGTGCTGGCTCGGGCGGGGCGGATGCTTAGCCGGGGGCTGAGGGCGTAA
- a CDS encoding aldehyde dehydrogenase: protein MIDVFMFIDGEHRSASGGATFERRNPLDGGVATRAPSCTPADAVAAVDAAQRAFATWSQTGPGERRSLLLKAAHALEARTDAFVQAMARETGASAQWAGFNVHLAAGLLTEAASLSTQISGEVIPSDVPGSLAMGVRQAAGVVLGIAPWNAPVILATRAVATPLACGNTVVLKGSELCPETHALIIEALSEAGLPKGVVNFVTNAPADAGAVVEAMVAHPAVRRVNFTGSTRVGRLIAQTCAKYLKPAVLELGGKAPLLVLDDADIDAAVNGAIFGAFANSGQICMSTERIVVDDAIGDEFVAKFAARAQSLPLGDPREGPVVLGSVVDMSTVTRCNALIDDALAKGARLVCGGKADSTLMPATVLDHVTPAMGIYREESFGPVKAVVRVNGVEEAVAVANDNEFGLSSAVFGRDVARAWNVARRIEAGICHVNGPTVHDEAQMPFGGVKSSGYGRFGGRAGVEAFTELRWMTVQTTPRHYPF, encoded by the coding sequence ATGATCGACGTTTTCATGTTCATCGACGGCGAGCACCGCTCCGCGTCGGGCGGCGCGACCTTCGAGCGCCGCAACCCGCTGGACGGCGGCGTGGCCACGCGTGCGCCCTCTTGCACGCCGGCCGATGCGGTGGCGGCTGTCGACGCGGCGCAGCGCGCCTTCGCAACCTGGTCGCAGACCGGCCCCGGCGAGCGCCGCAGCCTGCTGCTGAAGGCGGCGCACGCGCTGGAGGCGCGCACCGATGCATTCGTCCAGGCCATGGCGCGCGAAACCGGCGCTTCGGCCCAGTGGGCGGGCTTCAACGTCCACCTCGCGGCTGGCCTGCTCACCGAGGCGGCTTCGCTCTCCACGCAAATCAGCGGCGAGGTGATTCCTTCCGATGTGCCCGGCAGCCTGGCCATGGGCGTACGGCAGGCGGCCGGCGTGGTGCTGGGCATCGCGCCGTGGAACGCGCCGGTAATCCTCGCCACGCGGGCCGTCGCAACGCCGCTCGCCTGCGGCAACACGGTGGTGCTGAAGGGTTCCGAGCTGTGCCCCGAAACGCATGCGCTCATCATCGAGGCGCTGAGCGAAGCGGGCCTTCCGAAAGGAGTGGTGAACTTCGTGACCAATGCGCCCGCCGATGCAGGCGCCGTGGTCGAGGCCATGGTGGCGCACCCTGCGGTGCGCCGTGTCAACTTCACCGGCTCGACTCGCGTGGGCCGGCTTATCGCGCAGACCTGCGCCAAATACCTGAAGCCCGCCGTGCTCGAACTCGGCGGCAAGGCCCCGCTGCTGGTTCTGGACGATGCCGACATCGACGCGGCGGTGAACGGCGCGATCTTCGGCGCCTTCGCCAACTCCGGGCAGATCTGCATGTCCACCGAACGGATCGTGGTGGACGACGCCATTGGCGACGAATTTGTCGCCAAGTTCGCGGCAAGGGCGCAGAGCCTGCCGCTCGGCGATCCGCGCGAAGGCCCGGTGGTGCTCGGCTCGGTGGTCGACATGAGCACGGTGACGCGATGCAACGCACTGATCGACGATGCGCTCGCCAAGGGCGCCAGGCTGGTCTGCGGCGGCAAGGCCGACAGCACCCTGATGCCGGCAACGGTGCTCGACCACGTAACGCCGGCAATGGGAATCTACCGCGAGGAATCCTTCGGACCGGTGAAGGCGGTCGTGCGCGTCAATGGCGTGGAAGAAGCGGTGGCGGTGGCAAACGACAACGAGTTCGGCCTCTCGTCCGCCGTGTTCGGCCGCGATGTGGCGCGGGCCTGGAACGTGGCGCGCCGTATCGAAGCCGGCATCTGCCATGTCAATGGACCGACGGTGCACGACGAGGCGCAGATGCCCTTTGGCGGCGTGAAGTCGTCAGGCTATGGGCGGTTCGGCGGCAGGGCGGGTGTCGAAGCTTTTACCGAATTGCGCTGGATGACTGTGCAGACTACGCCGCGGCACTATCCGTTCTGA
- a CDS encoding ABC transporter ATP-binding protein, which produces MSTAQLTVRGLCAGYHGFQVIQDMNLDVLPGITVVLGPNGAGKTTLLKALAGLLPRTGDAVLDDAALPSGDATACVRRGLALVAEGRQLFPQMTVAENLELGGWLVPARLRAERLARAFDDFPRLKERAAQLAGTMSGGEQQMVAVARAMMSGPRLLMLDEPSLGLAPRMVDELLFIVRRIASQGVTVLMVEQNVRKALQAADRGYVLERGRVVAAGEARALLDSDVVRQAYLGAA; this is translated from the coding sequence TTGAGCACCGCGCAACTCACCGTGCGCGGCTTGTGCGCGGGCTATCACGGCTTCCAGGTGATCCAGGACATGAACCTCGACGTGCTGCCCGGCATCACCGTCGTGCTCGGCCCCAACGGCGCGGGCAAGACCACGCTGCTGAAGGCGCTCGCCGGACTGCTGCCGCGCACGGGCGATGCCGTGCTCGACGACGCGGCGCTGCCATCGGGCGATGCCACGGCATGCGTGCGCCGGGGCCTTGCGCTGGTTGCGGAGGGCCGCCAGCTCTTTCCGCAGATGACCGTTGCCGAGAACCTCGAACTCGGCGGCTGGCTCGTTCCCGCCCGGCTGCGCGCCGAGCGCCTCGCGCGCGCCTTCGACGATTTTCCGCGCCTGAAAGAACGCGCCGCGCAGCTGGCCGGCACCATGAGCGGCGGCGAGCAGCAGATGGTGGCCGTCGCTCGCGCGATGATGAGCGGTCCCCGCCTCCTGATGCTCGACGAGCCCTCGCTCGGCCTTGCGCCGCGCATGGTCGACGAGCTCCTTTTTATCGTGCGCCGCATCGCCTCGCAGGGCGTCACGGTGCTGATGGTCGAACAGAACGTGCGCAAGGCGCTGCAGGCCGCCGATCGCGGCTATGTGCTGGAGCGCGGACGCGTGGTTGCCGCGGGCGAGGCGCGCGCGCTGCTCGACTCCGACGTGGTGCGGCAGGCCTACCTGGGCGCGGCCTGA
- a CDS encoding ABC transporter ATP-binding protein, with translation MTDRTPLLEARELTVRFGGLTAVDAVSATLHAGELVGIIGPNGAGKTTFFNAISGVVMPTSGQLLVEGGVDLTRRGPHLYAAHGIARTFQTPRVMGGMTLEDNVRFGMQFAGRHRTPIAGLGSTGEILDMLGLGRLAQNIAADVTPSQQRLLEIGMALGTRPRVLLLDEVAAGLTEAEVDAMARRIRRLRDDHGLAVVWIEHAVTTLLKYVERVLVLHQGRKIADGTPAEVVRNAEVVEAYLGDEMEAMA, from the coding sequence ATGACTGACCGCACGCCTCTTCTCGAAGCCCGCGAGCTCACGGTGCGCTTCGGCGGGCTCACCGCGGTCGATGCCGTGAGCGCCACGCTGCATGCGGGCGAGCTGGTCGGCATCATCGGCCCGAACGGCGCGGGCAAGACGACCTTCTTCAACGCGATCTCGGGCGTGGTCATGCCGACCTCGGGGCAGCTGCTGGTCGAGGGCGGTGTCGACCTCACGCGGCGGGGCCCCCACCTGTATGCCGCGCACGGCATTGCGCGCACCTTCCAGACGCCGCGCGTGATGGGCGGCATGACGCTCGAGGACAACGTGCGCTTCGGCATGCAGTTCGCGGGGCGGCATCGAACGCCCATTGCCGGGCTGGGCAGCACGGGCGAAATCCTGGATATGCTGGGCCTGGGCCGCCTCGCGCAGAACATCGCGGCCGACGTGACGCCTTCGCAGCAGCGGCTGCTCGAGATCGGCATGGCCCTGGGCACCCGGCCGCGCGTGCTGCTGCTCGACGAAGTGGCGGCCGGCCTCACCGAAGCGGAGGTCGACGCAATGGCAAGGCGCATCCGCAGGCTGCGCGACGACCATGGCCTTGCGGTGGTGTGGATCGAGCACGCAGTAACCACGCTGCTGAAGTACGTCGAGCGCGTGCTGGTGCTGCACCAGGGCCGCAAGATTGCCGACGGCACGCCGGCCGAGGTGGTGCGCAACGCCGAGGTGGTCGAGGCCTACCTGGGCGACGAGATGGAGGCCATGGCTTGA
- a CDS encoding branched-chain amino acid ABC transporter permease, with translation MTSFFQNRSWWVLAAGIVLAAAVPWVASEFVASVALGCLMYIALATSWSLFCGATRYLSLATSAFFGLGAYASATLLEVLPWPLVILSGAAIASAVAVLMGAAVLHLRGTYFAVLTFGMTELIRHAVTFVEKQVSGTVGRVLTVVPSNETVYLTVLAIAAAAIATALLVKRSRFGLALAGIGADEQRAQTLGVDTRRMKIAGFALTAAFAGAVGAAMAVRWTYIDPPAVFSPFIGFQTVLIAMIGGAASIGGPVTAAIVFSLLSETLRLQLPYGYMMVLGLLLILCVMYLPNGLASLWQRKVVALRGHGND, from the coding sequence ATGACTTCCTTCTTTCAAAACAGATCCTGGTGGGTGCTGGCAGCCGGCATTGTGCTGGCTGCCGCGGTGCCATGGGTCGCGTCCGAATTCGTTGCCTCAGTGGCACTCGGCTGCCTGATGTACATCGCGCTCGCCACCAGCTGGTCGCTGTTCTGCGGCGCGACGCGGTATCTGTCGCTTGCAACCTCGGCGTTCTTCGGGCTTGGTGCGTATGCGAGCGCCACGCTGCTCGAGGTGCTGCCATGGCCCCTGGTCATCCTCAGCGGCGCGGCCATTGCAAGCGCGGTGGCAGTACTGATGGGCGCGGCCGTGCTGCACCTGCGCGGCACCTACTTCGCTGTGCTGACCTTCGGCATGACGGAGCTGATCCGCCACGCCGTCACCTTTGTCGAGAAGCAGGTGTCGGGCACGGTGGGCCGCGTGCTCACCGTGGTGCCGTCCAACGAGACGGTGTACCTGACGGTGCTGGCGATCGCGGCAGCCGCAATCGCGACAGCGCTGCTCGTGAAACGCAGCCGCTTCGGGCTTGCGCTGGCAGGCATCGGTGCCGACGAGCAGCGCGCGCAGACCCTGGGCGTGGACACCCGGCGCATGAAGATCGCGGGCTTCGCGCTCACCGCCGCCTTCGCGGGAGCCGTTGGCGCTGCAATGGCGGTACGCTGGACCTACATCGACCCGCCCGCCGTGTTCAGTCCCTTCATCGGCTTCCAGACCGTGCTCATCGCGATGATCGGCGGCGCCGCCAGCATCGGCGGGCCGGTGACCGCGGCCATCGTCTTCAGCCTGCTGTCGGAGACGCTGCGGCTGCAGTTGCCCTACGGCTACATGATGGTGCTCGGGCTCTTGCTGATCCTATGCGTGATGTACCTGCCCAATGGCCTCGCGTCGCTTTGGCAACGCAAGGTAGTGGCATTGCGGGGGCACGGAAATGACTGA
- a CDS encoding branched-chain amino acid ABC transporter permease codes for MSFSGWAELLAGGLISGGIYALVAIGLNLQYGLMRIMNISHGEFLMLGAFLTWWAHTALGISPLVFMPVAFALLMVLGMAVHWLCFRQVAARAPNVDVFEARSLMVGFGLMFFVQNTALLVWGGDLRGYDYLAEPVQLGEMRFTANKLVLFGVALALSIALIALLKLTLLGKAVRALMQSPTGAQLVGINTKRLHPLMFGIGLGLSGVAGALLSMTYEISPSMGEPYTVTALIVITLGGFGSVAGSLVGGLLLGVVEALGMHYTSPSLKMLLSYAVFIGVLIWRPNGLFSRK; via the coding sequence GTGTCGTTCTCTGGATGGGCCGAGCTCCTTGCCGGCGGATTGATTTCGGGTGGCATCTACGCGCTGGTGGCCATCGGGCTGAACCTGCAGTACGGGCTGATGCGCATCATGAACATCTCGCACGGCGAGTTCCTGATGCTCGGCGCCTTTCTCACCTGGTGGGCGCACACGGCGCTGGGCATCTCGCCGCTGGTGTTCATGCCGGTCGCCTTCGCGCTGCTGATGGTGCTGGGCATGGCGGTGCACTGGCTGTGCTTCCGCCAGGTGGCGGCGCGCGCGCCGAATGTCGATGTGTTCGAGGCGCGCAGCCTGATGGTGGGTTTCGGCCTGATGTTCTTCGTGCAGAACACGGCCCTGCTCGTCTGGGGCGGCGACCTGCGCGGCTACGACTACCTGGCCGAGCCGGTGCAGCTGGGCGAGATGCGCTTCACGGCCAACAAGCTGGTGCTCTTCGGCGTGGCGCTGGCGTTGAGCATTGCACTCATCGCGTTGCTCAAGCTCACGCTGCTGGGCAAGGCGGTGCGCGCGCTGATGCAGTCGCCCACCGGCGCACAGCTCGTGGGCATCAACACCAAGCGGCTGCACCCGCTGATGTTCGGCATCGGCCTGGGGCTCTCCGGCGTGGCCGGCGCGCTGCTGTCGATGACCTACGAGATCTCTCCCTCGATGGGCGAGCCCTACACCGTGACGGCGTTGATCGTCATCACCCTTGGCGGCTTCGGCAGCGTCGCGGGCAGCCTGGTCGGCGGCCTGTTGCTGGGCGTGGTCGAAGCACTGGGCATGCACTACACAAGCCCCTCGCTCAAGATGCTGCTGTCGTATGCCGTGTTCATCGGCGTGCTGATCTGGCGGCCCAACGGACTGTTCTCCCGCAAATGA
- a CDS encoding amino acid ABC transporter substrate-binding protein: MLHATRRRWIQGAATALGTAAVAPRLLAQSGPVRIGYAIARTGPWAAGAQVSQEPNYLLWAEQVNAAGGLSVKGARRPIELIGYDDRSETETCVRTFEKLMGSDKVDLVLPPWGSGANFAVAPLANRFGYPLLAPTALSRKLIDMRLPFFFSLLQQPDKMMGALVDMLVAQNVKTITIVYMDDLFGLENFAALNNALKKTQIQVLDRKSYPLGVKDLAPVLRTMKDLNPDAFIGITYPPDTILASRQAREVGFNPKYFYASVGTAFQLYKNVMAANTEGVIGMGSWNGKTSAEAKAYFDAHTKKFGKEPDRWASGHAWAGLQILQQAVEKAGLDRKALRDQIAKNEFKTILGPIRFEGSENASIPGTVAQWQGGDFEVVWPKDRATAQLMPKPAWK; this comes from the coding sequence ATGCTTCACGCCACCCGCCGCCGCTGGATCCAGGGCGCCGCCACCGCCCTGGGCACCGCCGCCGTCGCACCGCGCCTGCTTGCGCAAAGCGGCCCCGTCCGCATCGGCTACGCCATCGCACGCACCGGCCCATGGGCGGCCGGCGCACAGGTCAGCCAGGAACCCAACTACCTGCTGTGGGCCGAGCAGGTCAACGCCGCGGGCGGACTGTCGGTAAAGGGTGCCAGGCGCCCCATCGAACTGATCGGCTACGACGACCGCAGCGAGACCGAGACCTGCGTGCGAACCTTCGAGAAGCTGATGGGCAGCGACAAGGTCGACCTGGTGCTGCCGCCCTGGGGTTCGGGCGCCAACTTTGCCGTGGCACCGCTGGCCAACCGCTTCGGCTACCCGCTGCTGGCGCCTACCGCGCTTTCGCGCAAGCTCATCGACATGCGCCTGCCGTTCTTCTTCTCGCTGCTGCAGCAGCCGGACAAGATGATGGGCGCGCTGGTCGACATGCTGGTGGCCCAGAACGTGAAGACCATCACCATCGTCTACATGGACGACCTGTTCGGCCTGGAGAACTTTGCCGCGCTGAACAATGCGCTGAAGAAAACCCAGATTCAGGTGCTCGACCGCAAGAGCTACCCCCTGGGCGTGAAAGACCTGGCGCCCGTGCTGCGCACGATGAAGGACCTGAACCCCGACGCCTTCATCGGCATCACCTATCCGCCGGACACCATCCTGGCAAGCCGCCAGGCGCGCGAGGTGGGTTTCAACCCGAAGTACTTCTACGCCTCGGTGGGCACGGCCTTCCAGCTCTACAAGAATGTGATGGCAGCCAATACCGAGGGCGTGATCGGCATGGGCTCGTGGAACGGCAAGACCAGCGCCGAGGCCAAGGCGTACTTCGATGCGCACACGAAGAAATTCGGCAAGGAGCCCGACCGCTGGGCCAGCGGCCATGCATGGGCAGGCCTGCAGATCCTGCAGCAGGCGGTCGAGAAAGCGGGCCTGGACCGCAAGGCGCTGCGCGACCAGATCGCGAAGAACGAGTTCAAGACCATCCTGGGGCCGATCCGCTTCGAGGGGAGCGAGAACGCGTCGATTCCCGGCACGGTGGCGCAGTGGCAAGGCGGCGACTTCGAGGTGGTGTGGCCCAAGGACCGGGCCACCGCGCAACTGATGCCCAAGCCGGCCTGGAAATAA
- a CDS encoding helix-turn-helix domain-containing protein — MTASLLLSTDEIPPRERGPLWCEWVWRHFGGLGSDLYGDSDFDGHIAASHAGDVILTRLEANRHRVLRTPQMARLSDAPYLKIVAPWQGSAEVTQRGRAAAVRAGGWTLYDTTLDYTVANPERSDHLIVMLPKDQVASPALPLGDLVARRIGGDSGISRVALETMRNTYLELPFMSEAAARGAGELLIQLVRLSLMELAGQNTPRTQREALKDRILRYVAQNLHDPALSIDGMALALRCSKRLLHNAFAGDDDTLTGYILHQRLAASIRALLDPANASRSITDIALASGFSNLSHFSRVFRDHTGGSPSEFRRQATRAE; from the coding sequence ATGACTGCGTCCCTGCTCCTGTCCACCGACGAAATTCCGCCGCGCGAGCGCGGGCCGCTGTGGTGCGAGTGGGTGTGGCGCCACTTCGGCGGGCTGGGTTCCGACCTGTACGGCGACAGCGATTTCGACGGGCATATCGCGGCTTCGCATGCGGGCGACGTGATCCTCACCCGGCTCGAAGCCAACCGCCACCGCGTGCTGCGCACCCCGCAGATGGCACGCCTGAGCGACGCGCCCTACCTGAAGATCGTCGCGCCCTGGCAAGGCTCGGCCGAGGTCACGCAGCGCGGACGCGCGGCGGCGGTGCGCGCGGGCGGGTGGACGCTCTACGACACCACCCTGGACTACACCGTGGCCAACCCCGAGCGCAGCGACCACCTGATCGTGATGCTGCCGAAGGACCAGGTCGCTTCGCCCGCGCTGCCGCTGGGCGACCTGGTGGCCCGCCGCATCGGCGGCGACAGCGGCATCTCGCGCGTGGCCCTGGAGACCATGCGCAACACCTACCTCGAGCTGCCCTTCATGAGCGAGGCGGCGGCACGTGGCGCGGGCGAACTTCTGATCCAGTTGGTGCGGCTTTCATTGATGGAACTTGCGGGCCAGAACACGCCGCGCACCCAGCGGGAAGCACTGAAGGACCGCATCTTGCGCTACGTGGCGCAGAACCTGCACGACCCGGCGCTGTCGATCGACGGCATGGCACTGGCCCTGCGCTGCAGCAAACGCCTGCTGCACAACGCGTTCGCGGGTGACGACGACACGTTGACGGGCTACATCCTTCACCAGCGCCTAGCGGCCAGCATCCGCGCGCTGCTCGACCCGGCGAACGCGAGCCGCTCCATCACCGACATCGCACTGGCCTCGGGTTTCAGCAATCTCTCGCACTTCAGCCGTGTCTTCCGCGACCACACGGGCGGCAGCCCGAGTGAGTTCAGGCGGCAGGCCACGCGCGCTGAATGA